The Flammeovirga agarivorans genome has a window encoding:
- a CDS encoding RagB/SusD family nutrient uptake outer membrane protein, producing MKKSVIILLVLVGLISSCSLLKEEPKVQITTDDFYKTEADAIAAINGAYASMKQTNAYYRQLYISNMYASSDQGTSSFKHTDYYNGILSSTHSTLTDAWNAIYTSIKDANNVIARVPAIEMNDALKNRIIGEARFLRGLHYFNLVRSFGEVPLRTTPAEQGEDEIGLPTSTVDVVYRQIISDLKFASENCWGLEETVEGKVNEIGRVTNAAAEGLLAKVYLHMASSTRNALIGNEGLKIYESIGSNYGQYYDSAYVYADKALNRPKYALVTNANDYQFIFHSTNGNNREMLFEIQNAPVSGQGSAITNLFTPQGSGLSAGTWGGTNSIKSGFINKNIDKTDQRYLLSIIQEYTANGRTYVINAGKAGYDIYEGEERVGVLYQVYTSKYVDREATSDATAQQNWHVLRLADVHLIRAEAAAEKLKDPSMAEYDINILRERVEMDEFFQGSGMSMNDFRTFIMRERGVELMAEGNRWFDLTRMGMLEELVKSAFDPNNQGLIQGVRGPEDYQWPIPETEKAANENIN from the coding sequence ATGAAAAAATCAGTAATCATATTGCTTGTTTTAGTAGGTCTTATTTCATCATGTAGCCTACTTAAAGAAGAACCAAAAGTTCAAATCACGACAGATGACTTTTATAAAACGGAAGCAGATGCTATAGCCGCAATCAACGGAGCCTATGCTTCAATGAAACAGACGAACGCTTATTATAGACAGCTGTATATCTCTAATATGTATGCTTCTTCTGATCAAGGAACAAGTAGTTTCAAACATACAGACTATTACAACGGTATATTATCGTCTACTCACTCTACCTTAACGGATGCTTGGAATGCCATTTATACTTCCATTAAAGATGCGAATAATGTAATTGCTAGAGTTCCGGCTATAGAAATGAATGATGCACTTAAGAATAGAATTATTGGTGAGGCCAGATTCTTAAGAGGATTACATTATTTCAACTTGGTAAGAAGCTTTGGAGAGGTGCCATTGAGAACAACTCCGGCAGAACAAGGGGAGGATGAGATAGGCTTACCTACTTCTACAGTGGACGTGGTGTACCGACAAATCATCAGTGATCTAAAGTTTGCTTCAGAAAACTGTTGGGGCTTAGAAGAGACTGTTGAAGGGAAAGTCAATGAAATAGGAAGAGTAACCAATGCGGCAGCTGAAGGCTTATTGGCTAAAGTGTATCTTCATATGGCGTCATCTACAAGAAATGCATTAATCGGAAATGAAGGTTTAAAAATATACGAATCAATAGGAAGCAACTATGGTCAATATTATGACTCTGCTTATGTATATGCTGATAAAGCATTAAATCGACCTAAATATGCGTTGGTAACTAACGCTAATGATTATCAATTTATTTTCCATTCTACGAATGGTAACAACAGGGAGATGCTTTTTGAGATTCAGAATGCACCGGTCTCTGGGCAAGGATCAGCGATAACTAACTTATTTACTCCTCAAGGTTCTGGCTTAAGTGCTGGAACTTGGGGGGGAACTAACAGTATCAAATCCGGATTTATCAACAAAAATATTGACAAGACAGATCAAAGATACTTGTTATCTATTATCCAAGAATATACAGCGAATGGCAGAACCTATGTGATCAATGCAGGTAAGGCAGGTTACGATATCTATGAAGGAGAAGAAAGAGTAGGTGTACTTTATCAGGTTTATACTTCTAAATATGTAGATAGAGAAGCGACTTCGGATGCAACGGCTCAACAGAATTGGCATGTATTGCGTTTGGCAGATGTGCATCTGATCAGAGCAGAGGCGGCTGCCGAAAAATTGAAAGATCCATCAATGGCAGAGTATGATATCAATATCTTAAGAGAGCGAGTAGAGATGGATGAATTCTTCCAAGGAAGTGGTATGTCAATGAATGACTTCAGAACTTTTATCATGAGAGAAAGGGGAGTTGAATTAATGGCAGAAGGTAACCGTTGGTTCGATTTAACTAGAATGGGCATGTTAGAGGAACTAGTGAAATCGGCCTTCGATCCTAATAACCAAGGTTTAATTCAAGGTGTCCGAGGACCAGAAGACTATCAATGGCCTATTCCTGAAACAGAAAAAGCAGCCAACGAAAATATTAATTAA